The Pyxidicoccus trucidator sequence GTCGCGCGTCTTGCTGTTGCCGATGACGTCGATGCGCTCAATCGTGACCTGGGGGCCCTTCTGCACTTCGAAGGTCAGGTCCACCGTCTTGTTGTCCGCGTTGACGGAGGTGACGGGGTTGATGTTCGCGTAGGCGTAGCCGCGGTCGTAGTAGACGTCCGAGACGGAGAGGATGTCCTGCGACAGCTGGGTGCGGTTGAAGCGGGCGCCCGTGCGCGACTTCATCAACTGCTGCATCGTCGGCTTGGACACATCCGGCAGCAGGTCGCCGCCGAAGTCGATATTCCCGATGTCGTAGGGCTCGCCCTCGACGATGCGCATCGTGATGTAGATGAAGCGCTTGTCGGCGGAGAGCTGGACGGTGGGCTTGTCCACCCGGACGTTGATGAAGCCGCGGTCGAAGTAGGCGTACTGGATGACCTGGAGGTCGCGCTCGAAGGCCTCCTGGCGGTAGGTGCCCTCGCCAGTGAAGAAGGAGAGGAAGCCCCCCTCACGGGTGATCATCGTCTCCTTCAGCTCTTCCGGAGAGACCTTCTCCGCGCCGATGAAGGAGATCTGCTTCACCATCACCTTGGCGCGCTCGTTGGTGACGAAGACGACGTCCACGGCGCCGGGGGTGCCCTCGACGGGCTTCAGCTCGTAGGTGACCTCGGCGAGGAAGTAGCCCTTCTCCACGTACTTGGCCTGGATCTTCTGCACGCTGGAGCGCACGGTCTCCATGTCCAGGATGGTGGCGGGCTTGACGTCGATGTCCTCCTTCAGGTCCTCCTGGCTCAGCTCCTCGTTTCCGCGGAGCTGCACGAGCCGGATGATGGGCCGCTCCTCCACGCGGACGACGTAGGCCACGCCCCGGGGCAGCCGCTGCACCAGCAGCTCGACGTTCTGGAAGTAGCCCAGGGCCCACACGGCGCGCAGGTCCTGCGCGCTGTTGCCGGGCGTCAGCGCCTGGCCCACCTTGGTGCGCAGGGCGCGGCGGATGGCCTCGGCCTCCACGCGCTTGTTGCCCTCGACACGAATCTCCGCCACCCGGTTCTCATCGTCTTCGGAGACGGGGGCGTCAGGAGGAAGCTCGGCCTCGGGGGCCGGGGCCGGGGTGCCCGCATCCGCGGGCGCCTGCGTGGCCGAGGGAGAGGTCACCGCCGGAACGGGCGCGGGAGCGGGCACACCTCCGTCCACCTGGGCCCGGACGCGTCCGGGCACGAGGGAGAACAGGGCGACCGCCAGCAGCGGGAGCAGTGACTTGCGCGACAGAACGGGGAGCCTCAAGGGGAGAACGGCCAGGAAAAGGCGGGGCAATGTACGGGAAGGGGCGCGAGTCCCTCAATCCAAAAGCAACGGGACATCACGCCTCCGACACCTCGCCCCCGGCCAGCCTGAGCCGGCGGGGCATGGAGCGAGCAAGCGTCTCGTTATGTGTGACGACCACCGCGGTGATGCCCAGCTCCCGGTTGACCTCCCGGAGGAGCTGGTGGATGCCCTCGCCGGTGGCCGGGTCCAGGTTGCCGGTCGGCTCGTCGGCGAGCAGGACGGCGGGCTTGAGGACCAGGGCGCGGGCCAGGGCCACGCGCTGGGCCTCGCCGCCGGACAGCTCGCCGGGGCGGTGGTCCACGCGCTGGCCCAGCCCCACCCGCTCCAGCAATTCACGGGCGTAGGCGTAGGCGCCGGTGCGCTCCTGGCGCTGGATGAGGGCGGGCATGGCCACGTTCTCCAGGGCGGTGAACTCCGGGAGGAGGAAGTGGCTCTGGAAGACGAAGCCGATGGTGCGGTTGCGGAACTCGGCGATTTCCGCGTCGTTCATGGAGAACACGGAGCGGCCGTCGAACATCACCTCGCCGGCGGCCGGGGCGTCCAGGGTGCCCAGCACGTGGAGGAAGGTGCTCTTCCCCGCGCCGGAGGCCCCAATCAGCGAGACGAGCGAGCCCTTCTCGATGTCCAGCGACACGCCCCGCAACACGTCGATGCGCTTGCCGTGCAGGAAGTAGCTCTTGAAGACATTGCGGATGGACAACAGCGCCATGGCTACTCCGCCTTGAGGCCTTCCACCGGCTCCACGCTGCTGGCCTTGAGGGCCGGGTAGATGGAGGCGAGGTAGGTGACGAGCACCGCGATGACAACGGCCAGCGCGGTCTGCACGGGCTCGATGCGCACCGGCAGCGCGGGAATGTAATAGACCTCCGGGTCCAGCTTGATGCCCACCTTCTCGATGAAGACGCACCAGGCGAGCCCGGAGATGAGGCCCAGGAGACCGCCCGCCACGCCAATCTGCAGGCCCTCGGCGAGGAAGATCTTCACGATGCCGCCGTCCGAGACGCCCAGCGCCTTGAGGACGGAGATCTCCTTCCGCTTCTCCAGCACCAGCATGATGACGGTGGCGACGATGAGGCCGGCGGCCACGACGATGATGATGGAGAGGATGATGCCCATGACGAGCTTCTCCAGGCGGAGCGCGGAGAAGAGGTTCTTGTTCATCTCTCCCCAGTCCCGTGCCCGGTAGGGATAGCCGCCCAACACCTTCACCACCTGCCCGGCGATGCGGCGCGCGTCGTCGATGTCCGCGACCTTCAGCTCGATTCCGGAGGCGCCCTGGACCTCGAAGAAGTTCTGCGCCTCCTTGAGCAGGATGTAGACGAACTTGGAGTCGTACTCGTACATGCCCGAGTAGAAGATGGCCGCCACGCGGAAGGCGCGGCTCTTCGGAATCGGACCGGACGGGCCCAGCTCCGTGCCCAGCGGGGACACCACGTTCACCCGGTCCCCCACCACCACGCGCAGGGACGCCGCCAGCTCGCGGCCGATGACGATGCCCGGCAGCACCGGCGGCTTCGCGGGCTTGCCGGTGCGGCGGATGATGTCGTCCTCCTCCACCCCCTCGGCGCCACTGCCCCCGGCCGGCGAGGCCGGCTCCTCGTCCTCGGGCAGGCCGCGGTGGAGGATCTTCTCGGGCGTGTAGAGGATTTCGAGCTTCTGGCCGCCGAGCAGGTAGTCGGGCAGGTCCGTCACCGAGCCCACCGTCTCCGGGTCGATGCCCTTGATGATGACGCCGTCGACGTTGCCCTCGGAGGCAATCATCACCTGGTTGATGATGAAGGGCGTCTGGCCCACCACGCCGGGCACCCGGCTGCGGATGGACTCCATGACTTTCGGGTACTCGGGCAGCTCGCCCGCGTACTTGGACACCACCGCGTGCGCGTTGGTGCCGAGAATCTTCTGCTGGAGGTCGGCCTCGAAGCCGCTCATCACCGACAGGACGATGATGAGCGCCATGACGCCCACGCCGACGCCGCCCACGGACAGGGCGGTCATCATCATGGTGGGCGACTGCTCGCGCAGCTTCAGCCGGTTGAGGTCGGAAGCGGCGGCCAGCGGGTCCGACAGGCCGAGGGCGCGGATGCGGGTGCGCTCCACGGCCGCCTCGGCGGAGCGGATGATGAAGTAGATGAGCAGCGGCGGGATGATGCCGAACATCAGCACCGCCAGCGTGCCCAGCAGCAGCGACGGGCGGAACACCGCCACGTGGCGGCGCGCGACGAACAGCTCGAAGCCCAGCTTCAGGTCCACCCGGCCGCTGCCGGCGGCGATGAAGCCGGTGTTGATGCCCAGCACCAGCGCCAGCACCAGCGCGGTGAACACGAGCCAGTACGCCAGCTCCGGACGGCCGAGCAGGCCCGCCACGTACGACACCTCGCGCAGCCGGTAGCCGAGCGCGAGCTGCAGCGAGGGCACCCGCTCCATCAGCGTGAGGATGATGGGGACGGGCAGGCCCAGGTACAGCACGCCGATGGTGGCCTCGGGCAGCGACAGCCGCTGCGCGCGAGAGGCGCCGATGAAGCCCGAGACGAAGGCGACGCCGCACGCCACGACCAGGGAGATGGCGAAGGCCCCGGTGGGAGGCAGCGACAGGCCCCCGCCCGTGTTCTGCGCCGCGGCCCCCAGCTCCGTGGAGGGCACGCCGCTGGACAGCACCGTCTGGAGGAGGATGAGCACCAGCTCCGCCAGGAGGATGCCGCCGCCGTAGGCCCCCAGGGTGCTCCAGTAGAAGTCCCGATAGCGCGCCAGGCGCGGGTACAGCGGAGCACCGGCGGCCGGGCTGGGCGCGTCGCCGGGCCCGGAGACCCGGCGGATGCCGGCGGCGATGAGCCCCCAGCCCGCCAGCCAGACGAGCGTCCCGGACAGCAGGAGCCCCGGGCTGACCTGGAACGCCCCACCGCCCATGGAGGACTGGAGCGGCAGGAGGATGGCGGCGTCGAAGACCTGGAGCACCCCACCCCACCCGAGGAGGGACAGCCCCAGGGCGGCACTCACCTCGGCCCACGCCTGGGACCGGGTGATGGCCCCCGAGAGCAGGACGAAGCCCACCAGGGCCACGAGGGCCCCGGTCCAGATGAAGCTCCAGCGATGGACGGTACGCCGTTCGGCCGTGTTCACGAGGCCTCCTGGCTACTTCGCCAGTGGCTTGAGGAGAGGGAAGAGAATGACGTCGCGAATGCTCTGGGAATCCGTGAACAGCATGGCGAGCCGATCAATCCCGATTCCTTCGCCGGCCGTGGGCGGCATTCCGTGCTCGAGGGCGCGGATGTAGTCCTCGTCGTAGTCCATCGTCTCCTGCTGGCCGCGCTGCTTCGCCTCCAGCTGGGCGAGGAAGCGGCCCTTCTGGTCCAGCGGGTCGTTCAGCTCGGAGAAGGCGTTCGCGATTTCGCGCCCCGCCACGAACAGCTCGAACCGGTCCGTGACTTCCGGGTTCTGGTCGTTGCGGCGCGCCAGCGGGGAGATGGCGGTGGGGAAATGGGTGATGAAGGTGGGATGGACGAGGGTGCCCTCGACGTGGTGCTCGAAGAGCGCGCCCACCAGCTCGCCCTGGTTCATGGCGTCGATGGCCCGACGCTCGGCGTCGGAGTGGGTCGTCTTGAGCAGCTCGTGCCGGAGCTTGTCCGGGTCCGCCATGTCCTTGTCGGACAGCGCGCCGCCCACCGCCTCGCGGATGGCCTCCGCCATGGGGATGCGCTTCCAGCCCTTGCCGAAGTCCAGCACGTGCTCGCCGTACTTCACCTTCGTGTCGCCGGTGACGGCCTTCGCCGCGGAGGAGATCATCTCCTCGGTGAGGTCCATCAGGTCCTCGTACGTGGCGTACGCCTGATAGAACTCCAGCATCGTGAACTCGGGGTTGTGCCGGGTGCTGATGCCTTCGTTGCGGAAGTTGCGGTTGATCTCGTAGACGCGCTCCATGCCGCCGACCACCAGGCGCTTGAGATGCAGCTCCGGGGCGATGCGCATGAACAGGTCGATGTCGAGCGTGTTGTGGTGCGTGGTGAAGGGCCGCGCCGCCGCACCCGAGACGAGCGAGTGCATCATCGGCGTCTCCACCTCGACGAAGTCCCGCGTGTCGAGGAAGTTCCGGATGAAGCTGACGAGCTTCGTGCGCTTGAGGAACGTGGCCTTCACGTCCGGGTTGGACACCAGGTCCAGGTAGCGCTGGCGGTAGCGGATCTCCACGTCCGTGAGGCCATGCCACTTCTCGGGCATGGGGCGCAGGGACTTGGTGAGCGGGGTGAACTTCGTCGCCGACAGCGTCAGCTCGCCCGTCTTCGAGCGGAAGACGGGGCCGGTGGCGGCCAGGAAGTCGCCCAGATCACACAGCTTGAAGACCTCGTAGCTGTCGCCCAGGGCGTCCTTCTTCATGTGGACCTGGATCTCGCCCGAGCGATCTCTCAGCTTGATGAAGGCGGCCTTGCCGAAGGAGCGCATGGCGACGATGCGGCCGGCCACGTCGTACGTGGTCGGCGACGCGTCCAGCTCCTCGGTGGACTGGTTGGCGTGCTTCGCGTGGATTTCGGCGGCCTGATGCTGGGGCCGGTAGCCGTTGCCGTACGGGTTGAAGCCGGACTCACGCCATTTCGCGGCCTTCTCCAGCCGCTGGTCGTAGATCTCCTGCTCCTTGGACCCGAGGTCCGCCTCGCCCGCAGTCTTATCGCTCTTGTTCTCGGTCTCGGCCATGACGCGCTTTCCCAAAGGCGCGGCAACCTAGCCAAGCCCTCCCCGGGAAGCAACGCAACACAGCGGGGACGGTCAGGGAGCAGCCATGAAGAGGAAGGCGGCCACGGCGGCGCCCAGGAGCAGGGGGATGAGGATCTCCACCGGAACCCGGTAATGCATGTGAGTGGTGTGCAGGCCGCGCAGGCCGAAGCGGCGCTGGCGGCGCACGCGGTTCATCACCTGGGTCGCGAGCGCGGGCGGGGCCTTCTCCCGCTCCACCCCCTTGAGGCGCTGCAGGGTGTACGCATAGCCCTCCCATCCCTTGCGGCAGTCGTCGCAGCCGTCCAGGTGGGTGCGCACCGCCTGCGCCTTGGGGGCGGGCAGCTCGTCGTCGGCGAGCGCGAGGAACAGGGCCCTCGCCTCGCGGTGGTTCATCCGCGGGTCCACGTCGGAGAGTTTGCGATGAATGAGGGTCATGGCTCAAGCCGCCCCAGGAGATCCGCCAGCTTTTCCCGTGCCCGGTGAAGCCGGCTCTTCACCGTGCCCTCGGGCAGCTCGGTGATGTCGATGATTTCGTCGTAGCTCAGCCCCTCGATGTCGCGCAGCGCCACCAGCATGCGCGCGTCCGGCTCGAGCTGGGCGATGGCCCACTGTACCCGGGCGCGCTCGCGAGCGGACTCCAGCGCGGCGTCCGGACCGGGCGCCGTGCCCCCGCCTTCCGTGAAGAGGGCAGTCGTCTCGTCGTACTCGTCCGAGCGGCCCCGGCCCCGGCGCTTGAGGTACTTCAGCCGGTTGATGCAGTGGTTCTTCGTAATCCGGAACAGCCAGGTGGACAGCTTCGCGTCCTCGCGGAAGCGGCGGACGTTCTGGTGGACGCTGACGAAGATTTCCTGCACCAGGTCGTGCGCCTCCTCGCGGTCTCCCACCATGCGCACGCAGAAGTCATAGAGCCGGTCCTGGTGGGTGCGCACCAGCAGTTCGAAGGCGTCCGAGTCCCCTCGGCGCAGCCGGGCCAGCAGCGCCATGTCCTGGCGCCGCGACTCGGCCGCCTCGGCGACGGCCGCTTCCTGTCCGATTTCGAGCACGCCGCCCGACGTCACCGGTGTCCTCCCGCGACAGCCCCTCCACGAAGGAGGTGCCACCGTCCCTCAGCCTACCCCGTCCCCTGCCCCGCGGCCCTCGGACAGCGGGGCCGGGAAAAAGGTTCCCGGAGTGCGGGGAAGGAGATTGCGCGAGGCGTCACACAGCCCCGCCTACATCCAGCCCAGGCTCCAGGCCGGCCCGTGTCCCGGGCCAGCCCGAAGCGTAAGGGGCTTAGTCCGCGCCAGCGTTGCGGTTGGGGTTCTTCACCCCGAGGAGCTGCGCGGTGACGAACTCGTCCAGGTCGCCATCCAGCACCGCGTCCACGTTGCCCGTCTCCACGCCGGTGCGCAGGTCCTTCACCATGCGGTACGGGGCCAGCACGTAGCTGCGAATCTGCGAGCCGAAGGAGATGTCCTTCTTCTGCGCCTCGGCGGCGTCGCGCGCGGCCTCGCGCTTCTTCATCTCCAGCTCGTACAGGCGGCCGCGCAGAATCTTGAAGGCCATTTCCTTGTTGGCCGACTGCGAGCGCTCCGTCTGGGTGGTGACGATGATGCCAGTGGGCAGGTGGCGCAGCTGCGCGGTGGACGACGTCTTGTTCACCTTCTGGCCACCCGCGCCGCTGCCGCGGATGAACTTCAGCTCGATGTCCTTCTCGGGGAGGTCGATCTGGATGGTGTCATCCACCTCCGGATAGACATCCACGGACGCGAAGGCCGTCTGCCGCCGCGCGTTGGCATCGAAGGGGCTGATGCGCACCAGCCGGTGCACGCCCACCTCGGCCTTGAGGTAGCCGTAGGCGAAGTCGCCCTCGATGCGCAGGGAGACGTTCTTGAAGCCCGCCTCCTCGCCCGGCACCTCGTCGTTGATCTCCACCTTCCAGCCCTTGGTCTCGCAGTAGCGCGTGTACATGCGCAACAGCATGGCCGCCCAGTCCATGGAGTCCGTGCCACCGGCACCGGCGTTGATGTCCATGAAGCAGCTGCTGCGGTCCTGCTCACCGGACAGCATGCGCGCCAGCTCGAGCTTGCCGACCTCGCCCTCCAGGCCCTCCAGCGAGCCCTCCGCCTCCTTCGCGGTGTCCGCGTCGTTGGCCTCTGCCGCCAGCTCCAGCAGGGCCTGCGCGTCGTCCAGGCCGCGCATCACCTTGTCGTAGGCGCCCACGCTGGACTCCATCGTGGACTTCTCCTTCAACATCCCCTGGGCCTTGGCGTGGTCGTCCCAGAAGGTGGGGAGCGTGGACTCTCGCTCGATCAGCGCGATGCGGGACCGCTTGCGGTCGAGGTCAAAGATGCCCCCGGAGCGCCAACACGCGCTCCCGGAGGCCGTTGATCTTCTCCATCGAATCATTCGCCATGGTGTCGTCCTCGTCGGCCGGCGCCATTCACGCGCCGTGCTCGGGAAGGGGTTGAGAGAAAAAGAGTCAGGGAGTCTTGAGCGAAGGGACGGCGTCCCCCCGGCCGGCTGACGCCCGGTCCGAGCCGCGCAGGCGCGCGAGCACCCGGTCCAGGCCGAAGGCGCCAGCCATGCCCAGGGAGATGGGCAGGATGAGCCCGATGAGGCGCCAGTTATCCTGGTCGAACGGGGGCAGGACCTTGAGCACCACGCCCAGCACGCCCGTGGCCGCCAGCACCAGCCATATCTTGAACAACCGCGCCCGCGCCTTCACGCTGCCCCACATCAGCGCCACGCCGAAGGGCAGCGCCAGCAGCGTCAGCGGGTTGGCGAGGAAGAGGTTCTCGTTCCGGAACACCACCGTGTGGTCCGTCACCAGCCACATGACGAACAGGGCCGTGCCCGGCACGCCCAGCACCAGCCCCAGCACCGCGTTCTCCAGCCCGAGCAGCATCCGCGCCACCCTGCTGCCACGCTTGCGCTCCCACGCCGCCAGCCCCACCGCCATGCCGCCCAGCGCCACGCCCAGCGCCAGGATCCACGGGCCCCATGGCGGGGGCTCGGAGGGCGGGCGCTTCCGGTTCGGCGACTCGTAGTAGTTCCAGCTCTTCGCGGCCAGCGACTGGGGCTGCCCGTCCGCGCCCTTCACCTGGAGCGCCGCCACCTGGAGCTCCAGCTCGTCCGGGAGGAAGGCCTCCTCCCACCTGGTAATGGGATGGTCGATTTCATCGTTCATCATGAAGTCGAGCAGCACGCTCATGGGCGCATTCACCGCCGTATAGCGCCGGGTGTGCTCGCGCAGCGTCATCCGCCCCGGGGCCCGGTCCATCTCCCGCAGCTGCCCGCCCGTGGCGACGTCAATCATGTCGCGCAGCCGGGTGACGCAGTTGTCGTTGTAGTGGTGATACAGGTACTCGCGGTTCTCCGGCAGCACGTTGTCCGCCAGCCGCTTCGCCACGTGCACCCGCTGCTCGGAAGTGAGGTTGAGCTCCTGGATGCGGACGTCGCGGTCCTCGGCCTGGTAGTAGCGGAAGGTGGAGTCGACGCGGGAGTGGCCCACCCAGAACTCGAGACGGCCCATGGCGAAGCGGGCCAGCATCGCCTCGTCGAAGGAGAACATCCCGTAGTTGTAGAGGCGCGACAGGCCCAGCCGCTTGTCCTCCACCACCAGCGAGCCATGGCCCCACCAGGAGGGCACGTCGTCGCCGGGGCTGAACGTCACCAGCCAGATGGACAGGTCCTCTCCCCGGCTCTCTCCGGAGCCCCAGGGCGGAATGGAGACCTCGCGCGCGTGGGCCGGGACGGCCCAGAGCAGCAGGCCGAGCAGGCAGGAGGCGATGAGTGACAGGCGGGGCATGGAGACCGTCCAACACACGGGAGGCGGCCTACCTATCATGCGCGCCGCCCGCTTCAACGGGAGGATGCCGGATTGTCCGGCGAGGGG is a genomic window containing:
- the bamA gene encoding outer membrane protein assembly factor BamA, with the translated sequence MRLPVLSRKSLLPLLAVALFSLVPGRVRAQVDGGVPAPAPVPAVTSPSATQAPADAGTPAPAPEAELPPDAPVSEDDENRVAEIRVEGNKRVEAEAIRRALRTKVGQALTPGNSAQDLRAVWALGYFQNVELLVQRLPRGVAYVVRVEERPIIRLVQLRGNEELSQEDLKEDIDVKPATILDMETVRSSVQKIQAKYVEKGYFLAEVTYELKPVEGTPGAVDVVFVTNERAKVMVKQISFIGAEKVSPEELKETMITREGGFLSFFTGEGTYRQEAFERDLQVIQYAYFDRGFINVRVDKPTVQLSADKRFIYITMRIVEGEPYDIGNIDFGGDLLPDVSKPTMQQLMKSRTGARFNRTQLSQDILSVSDVYYDRGYAYANINPVTSVNADNKTVDLTFEVQKGPQVTIERIDVIGNSKTRDKVIRRELRVYEGELYSGTGVRRSRERVTALGFFETVEITQRPGSADDTIVLQVEVKEKATGTFQVGLGFSNVENFIFTAQISQNNFLGWGQSVSASAQISGLRSLVQLSYYDPYFLDTNYLLSAEFFRVQADYEGFIRNSTGGSASIGYQFIDDLLGTIGYSREWVDVEAGQNLGAVLLANQFLSGVTSAARLSLSFDRRDNRLFPSRGFIHYGSLETAPALLGGTFLFNRYTAYSRLYFPMPLGFVFKTNATIGYIQQLDQDKPLPISELYYVGGINSVRGYYLRSISPSVKVPRSGSPDASVTDFLVGGNKQLVFNFELEFPIFEKAGLRGVLFYDAGNSFATNERFFQDRQDKLPLGLFHAAGFGFRWFSPIGPLRFEWGIPLTRRPEDDNILFEFTIGNFF
- a CDS encoding ABC transporter ATP-binding protein; amino-acid sequence: MALLSIRNVFKSYFLHGKRIDVLRGVSLDIEKGSLVSLIGASGAGKSTFLHVLGTLDAPAAGEVMFDGRSVFSMNDAEIAEFRNRTIGFVFQSHFLLPEFTALENVAMPALIQRQERTGAYAYARELLERVGLGQRVDHRPGELSGGEAQRVALARALVLKPAVLLADEPTGNLDPATGEGIHQLLREVNRELGITAVVVTHNETLARSMPRRLRLAGGEVSEA
- a CDS encoding ABC transporter permease; amino-acid sequence: MNTAERRTVHRWSFIWTGALVALVGFVLLSGAITRSQAWAEVSAALGLSLLGWGGVLQVFDAAILLPLQSSMGGGAFQVSPGLLLSGTLVWLAGWGLIAAGIRRVSGPGDAPSPAAGAPLYPRLARYRDFYWSTLGAYGGGILLAELVLILLQTVLSSGVPSTELGAAAQNTGGGLSLPPTGAFAISLVVACGVAFVSGFIGASRAQRLSLPEATIGVLYLGLPVPIILTLMERVPSLQLALGYRLREVSYVAGLLGRPELAYWLVFTALVLALVLGINTGFIAAGSGRVDLKLGFELFVARRHVAVFRPSLLLGTLAVLMFGIIPPLLIYFIIRSAEAAVERTRIRALGLSDPLAAASDLNRLKLREQSPTMMMTALSVGGVGVGVMALIIVLSVMSGFEADLQQKILGTNAHAVVSKYAGELPEYPKVMESIRSRVPGVVGQTPFIINQVMIASEGNVDGVIIKGIDPETVGSVTDLPDYLLGGQKLEILYTPEKILHRGLPEDEEPASPAGGSGAEGVEEDDIIRRTGKPAKPPVLPGIVIGRELAASLRVVVGDRVNVVSPLGTELGPSGPIPKSRAFRVAAIFYSGMYEYDSKFVYILLKEAQNFFEVQGASGIELKVADIDDARRIAGQVVKVLGGYPYRARDWGEMNKNLFSALRLEKLVMGIILSIIIVVAAGLIVATVIMLVLEKRKEISVLKALGVSDGGIVKIFLAEGLQIGVAGGLLGLISGLAWCVFIEKVGIKLDPEVYYIPALPVRIEPVQTALAVVIAVLVTYLASIYPALKASSVEPVEGLKAE
- the lysS gene encoding lysine--tRNA ligase; the protein is MAETENKSDKTAGEADLGSKEQEIYDQRLEKAAKWRESGFNPYGNGYRPQHQAAEIHAKHANQSTEELDASPTTYDVAGRIVAMRSFGKAAFIKLRDRSGEIQVHMKKDALGDSYEVFKLCDLGDFLAATGPVFRSKTGELTLSATKFTPLTKSLRPMPEKWHGLTDVEIRYRQRYLDLVSNPDVKATFLKRTKLVSFIRNFLDTRDFVEVETPMMHSLVSGAAARPFTTHHNTLDIDLFMRIAPELHLKRLVVGGMERVYEINRNFRNEGISTRHNPEFTMLEFYQAYATYEDLMDLTEEMISSAAKAVTGDTKVKYGEHVLDFGKGWKRIPMAEAIREAVGGALSDKDMADPDKLRHELLKTTHSDAERRAIDAMNQGELVGALFEHHVEGTLVHPTFITHFPTAISPLARRNDQNPEVTDRFELFVAGREIANAFSELNDPLDQKGRFLAQLEAKQRGQQETMDYDEDYIRALEHGMPPTAGEGIGIDRLAMLFTDSQSIRDVILFPLLKPLAK
- a CDS encoding anti-sigma factor family protein, producing the protein MTLIHRKLSDVDPRMNHREARALFLALADDELPAPKAQAVRTHLDGCDDCRKGWEGYAYTLQRLKGVEREKAPPALATQVMNRVRRQRRFGLRGLHTTHMHYRVPVEILIPLLLGAAVAAFLFMAAP
- a CDS encoding RNA polymerase sigma factor, whose amino-acid sequence is MTSGGVLEIGQEAAVAEAAESRRQDMALLARLRRGDSDAFELLVRTHQDRLYDFCVRMVGDREEAHDLVQEIFVSVHQNVRRFREDAKLSTWLFRITKNHCINRLKYLKRRGRGRSDEYDETTALFTEGGGTAPGPDAALESARERARVQWAIAQLEPDARMLVALRDIEGLSYDEIIDITELPEGTVKSRLHRAREKLADLLGRLEP
- the prfB gene encoding peptide chain release factor 2 (programmed frameshift), which translates into the protein MANDSMEKINGLRERVLALRGHLDLDRKRSRIALIERESTLPTFWDDHAKAQGMLKEKSTMESSVGAYDKVMRGLDDAQALLELAAEANDADTAKEAEGSLEGLEGEVGKLELARMLSGEQDRSSCFMDINAGAGGTDSMDWAAMLLRMYTRYCETKGWKVEINDEVPGEEAGFKNVSLRIEGDFAYGYLKAEVGVHRLVRISPFDANARRQTAFASVDVYPEVDDTIQIDLPEKDIELKFIRGSGAGGQKVNKTSSTAQLRHLPTGIIVTTQTERSQSANKEMAFKILRGRLYELEMKKREAARDAAEAQKKDISFGSQIRSYVLAPYRMVKDLRTGVETGNVDAVLDGDLDEFVTAQLLGVKNPNRNAGAD
- a CDS encoding DUF4105 domain-containing protein, whose product is MPRLSLIASCLLGLLLWAVPAHAREVSIPPWGSGESRGEDLSIWLVTFSPGDDVPSWWGHGSLVVEDKRLGLSRLYNYGMFSFDEAMLARFAMGRLEFWVGHSRVDSTFRYYQAEDRDVRIQELNLTSEQRVHVAKRLADNVLPENREYLYHHYNDNCVTRLRDMIDVATGGQLREMDRAPGRMTLREHTRRYTAVNAPMSVLLDFMMNDEIDHPITRWEEAFLPDELELQVAALQVKGADGQPQSLAAKSWNYYESPNRKRPPSEPPPWGPWILALGVALGGMAVGLAAWERKRGSRVARMLLGLENAVLGLVLGVPGTALFVMWLVTDHTVVFRNENLFLANPLTLLALPFGVALMWGSVKARARLFKIWLVLAATGVLGVVLKVLPPFDQDNWRLIGLILPISLGMAGAFGLDRVLARLRGSDRASAGRGDAVPSLKTP